The Gemmatimonadota bacterium DNA window CTCTTCACTACCCGCTGGTGGTGGCGGGGGCGTATGCGGGCTTCGTCTCGTGGCATGGCGGTCTCACCGGCTCGGCTCCTCTGAAGATCTCCACACCCGGCCACTTTCTGGAGGACCGGATCGGCGTGGTCCCCCTGGCGGACACGCTGGGGTCCTCGCTCAATCTGGTCGTGGCGGCGGCACTGGTCGTGGCGGTTCCGCTCATTGTGGCGTGGATGGCCCCGCGCGGAAAGGCAACCCCGGCGCCCCGGGGAGTGCTCTCGGCGGGTGTCGCGCCGAATCGTGAGCCGCCTCCCGACAGGACTCCGGCACTCCGGGCGGAGGAGAGCGTGGTTCTCGGGAGACTCGTCGCGGCGGGCGGGCTTCTCCTTGTCGGGATTCGCCTGGCGGAGGGTGGATTCCGGGCGGTGGACTTCAACTTCGTGAACTTCGCCTTCCTGTTTCTGGGGCTGGCCGTTCACGGGTCGCCGGGTTCGTACGCGCGCGCGGTGGCCGGGGCCGTGCGCGGCGTATCCGGGATTCTGCTGCAGTTTCCCTTCTACGCGGGGATTCTGGGGGCCATGAAGGCCTCCGGGCTATTGGTGCGAATGGCGGAGATCGGGGCGTCCACCGGGCCGGGGGCGTTTCCCGTGGCGGTGTTCTTCTCGGCGGGAATCGTCAATGTCTTCGTGCCTTCCGGAGGGGGGCAGTGGGGCGTGCAGGGACCGGTGGTGGTGGAGGCCGCGGCCCGGCTGGGGGTCCCGCTGGAGAAGGCCGTCATGGCGCTCGCGTACGGAGATGCCTGGACGAACCTCCTTCAGCCGTTCTGGGCGCTGGCGCTTCTGGGGGTGACGGGACTGCGAGCGAGGGACATTATGGGATACACGGTACTGGTCATGTTGCTCACCGGCCCGATCTTCGTGGCCGCGCTTCTGGCCTTCTGAGACCCGTCGGGCGGGGAGGATCAGCCTCGTCCGGGCAGCAAACGGAGGAGACCATGTCGGACAAGCTCGGGGTTCCGGCGGACTGCGTCGGGAAGATCCCGGATGGAGCCACCCTCATGATGGGCGGGTTCGGGGTCTGCGGGATCCCGGAGAATCTCATTCGCCTTCTGGTGGATCATGGCGCGAAGGATCTGACGATTGTCAGCAACAACGCGGGCGTCGCGGACTTCGGCGTGGGCCTTCTCATCAACCACGGACAGGTCCGAAGAATGGTCTCCACCTATGTCGGGGAGAACCCGGTTCTCGAGAAGGCCATGA harbors:
- a CDS encoding TIGR00366 family protein codes for the protein MIERLGASFAAWAERWMPGPFVLVLGLTVATLGLGMAMPGATPLLVLRGWGDGFWGFLTFAMQMAMVLVTGHALASSGPVHRAITALARLPRGTRSAAGLAALVSVVVSLLHWGLGLILGALLAREIGRAAAEANRPLHYPLVVAGAYAGFVSWHGGLTGSAPLKISTPGHFLEDRIGVVPLADTLGSSLNLVVAAALVVAVPLIVAWMAPRGKATPAPRGVLSAGVAPNREPPPDRTPALRAEESVVLGRLVAAGGLLLVGIRLAEGGFRAVDFNFVNFAFLFLGLAVHGSPGSYARAVAGAVRGVSGILLQFPFYAGILGAMKASGLLVRMAEIGASTGPGAFPVAVFFSAGIVNVFVPSGGGQWGVQGPVVVEAAARLGVPLEKAVMALAYGDAWTNLLQPFWALALLGVTGLRARDIMGYTVLVMLLTGPIFVAALLAF